The window GCCAGCCGATCGGCTGGGCGGTGGCCACCGGTGTCGCCCTCGGCCTACCGCTGGCGCTGCTCGGCGGCGGGTTCGGCGCACTGCTCGGGGCGAGGATCATCACGCCCGGGGTGTTCGCGCCGGCCGGGCTCTACTGGTTCGTCGGCTTCCCGGTGGCCAGACTCGTCCACGAGGTGCTGGCCGGTCTGCTGATCGCGGGCCGGCCGGCGCTGCCGCCGGACGTGCTCGGTTTCCTCGCCTACCAGGCGATGATCAGTCTCGGGTTCGCCATCGGGTTCAGTTGGCTGCACGAGCGGTTCGCACCGGGCTGGCTGCGCCGGATCGCGCCGGACAACCCGCCCGCCGACCGGCTGTACGGCTTCTACGTCCAACACGCGCAGGCGCAGTGGCAGGCGCGGGAGAACCGGCGGCGCGACCGCGGCGCCGGGCAGGGGTTGGGCCGGCTGATCCGGCCCCGGACCGGAGGTAGGGCATGAATCTGCCCGGCTGGGTGTGGGCGGTGACGATCATCGCCTTCATCGTGATGATCGCGATCGACTTCTACCTGGTGGCCCGCAATCCACGCGACCCGTCCTTCCGGGAGTGCGTGACGTGGGTGAGCTTCTACATCCTGGCGGCGGTCGCCTTCGGCCTGGTCCTGACCGGGACGGCCGGCGCCACGTACGGCGGGCAGTTCTTCGCGGGTTGGCTCACCGAGTACTCGCTCAGTGTCGACAACCTGTTCGTGTTCGTCATCATCATGAGCCGGTTCGCGGTGCCGGTGCAGTACCGGCAGAAGGTGCTGCTCATCGGCATCGTGATCGCGCTGCTGCTCCGGGGCGTCTTCATCGCCGCGGGGGCCCAGGCGATCACCCGGTTCGACTGGCTCTTCTACCTGTTCGGCGCGTTCCTGGTCTACACCGCGATCAAACTGGTCGGGCCGCAGCAGGAGGACGAGTTCTCGGAGAACGTCGCGCTGCGTACGGTCCGCCGGGTGCTCCCGACGACCGAGTCCTACCACGGCGCGTCGGTGTTCGCCCGGATCGACGGTCGGCGGATGGTGACCCCGATGCTGATCGTCATGGTCGCCATCGGTACCACCGACCTGCTGTTCGCGCTCGACTCCATTCCGGCGATCTTCGGCCTGACCCAGGAGCCGTACCTGGTCTTCACCGCGAACACGTTCGCGTTGATGGGCCTGCGGCAGCTCTACTTCCTGATCGGTGCCCTCCTGGACCGGCTGGTGTACCTCAGCAAGGGGCTGGCGCTCATCCTCGCCTTCATCGGCGTGAAGCTGGTCCTGGAGGCACTGCACCACGACGGTGTCGGGTGGGCGCCCGAGGTGCCGATCCTCGTCTCACTCGGCGTCATCCTCGGTACGCTGCTGGTCACCACGGTGGCCAGCCTGTTGAAGACCCGGCGGGACGGACGACGGGCGGCAGAACCCGCCGCCGTCCCGGCCGGTGGTGCTACGGACGACGATCAGCCACGGGCTCCGGAA of the Micromonospora sp. NBC_01796 genome contains:
- a CDS encoding TerC family protein, with the protein product MNLPGWVWAVTIIAFIVMIAIDFYLVARNPRDPSFRECVTWVSFYILAAVAFGLVLTGTAGATYGGQFFAGWLTEYSLSVDNLFVFVIIMSRFAVPVQYRQKVLLIGIVIALLLRGVFIAAGAQAITRFDWLFYLFGAFLVYTAIKLVGPQQEDEFSENVALRTVRRVLPTTESYHGASVFARIDGRRMVTPMLIVMVAIGTTDLLFALDSIPAIFGLTQEPYLVFTANTFALMGLRQLYFLIGALLDRLVYLSKGLALILAFIGVKLVLEALHHDGVGWAPEVPILVSLGVILGTLLVTTVASLLKTRRDGRRAAEPAAVPAGGATDDDQPRAPEVAMAERDAS